A single Phoenix dactylifera cultivar Barhee BC4 chromosome 1, palm_55x_up_171113_PBpolish2nd_filt_p, whole genome shotgun sequence DNA region contains:
- the LOC103718436 gene encoding expansin-A16 isoform X2 — translation MGLVLHHARLFFFFFVVFVFCWILAAAAAAAAGISTTGEEWRSATATYSKGAQSPTIAGGACGYGDLEKSGYGKSSAGLSSALFERGSACGACFELRCVDHILWCLQGSPSVVVTAADFCAPNYGLPGDYGGWCNYPREHFEMSEAAFVQIARRKADIIPVQFRRVNCDRYGGMRFTVTGGSYFYQVLIANVGSDGEVIAVKVKGSRTGWIPMARNWGQNWQCSADLRGQPLSFEVTASSGRTVTSYNVASSNWSFGQTFEGKQFLN, via the exons ATGGGTCTCGTGCTCCACCACGcaaggctcttcttcttcttcttcgtcgtCTTCGTCTTCTGTTGGATattagcagcagcagcagcagcagcagcaggcaTCAGCACTACAGGAGAGGAATGGAGGTCTGCCACAGCAACCTACAGCAAAGGAGCACAAAGCCCCACCATTGCTG GTGGCGCTTGTGGATATGGGGACCTGGAGAAGTCGGGCTACGGGAAGAGCAGCGCTGGGCTGAGCAGCGCGTTGTTTGAGAGGGGGAGCGCCTGCGGGGCGTGCTTCGAACTCAGGTGTGTGGATCATATCCTCTGGTGCCTGCAGGGGAGCCCTTCTGTTGTTGTTACTGCCGCGGATTTCTGCGCTCCGAACTACGGGCTTCCAGGGGATTACGGAGGGTGGTGCAATTACCCCAGAGAGCACTTTGAGATGTCGGAAGCTGCTTTCGTGCAGATTGCGAGGAGAAAAGCTGATATCATACCTGTTCAATTCAGGAG GGTGAACTGCGACAGATATGGAGGGATGAGGTTCACAGTTACTGGGGGCTCCTACTTCTATCAAGTCCTAATCGCCAATGTGGGTTCAGATGGAGAGGTGATAGCAGTTAAAGTAaaagggtcaagaacaggatggATACCAATGGCAAGAAACTGGGGCCAGAATTGGCAGTGCAGTGCGGACCTGCGCGGCCAGCCTTTGTCTTTCGAAGTCACTGCCAGCAGTGGAAGAACAGTAACATCATATAATGTTGCTTCCTCAAACTGGAGCTTTGGTCAGACATTTGAAGGAAAACAGTTCCTGAATTAG
- the LOC103718418 gene encoding RNA polymerase I-specific transcription initiation factor RRN3-like: MGVELMSNNDMAIYEMEDGYLSDTEAFYSVVQVLDGVRMAPNLIAESDRDQYANLLSIVDPGKKMGPDEEALLVTALKALSGAVSKIDTVFHGSLLNNIFSISVWNYGLDARNAMLELITTLAAVPDKFLDGCLHMLVSNFLPPRRLRESISQSRWLTRKKEVHSQLHLALHYIADLVPLAPMKLKDVIDKRMPRCTDPKDVIVVFVECMLGLERDEIGEFLGNILFAKVVDLLTDIDVNISWEDILQEDHNKGIFDMELEEREENTDSIGKDSTNNLEEANRVLNGNVFAEKLDSLMVIMCEHLKSCADGGHLLKVFETLTEIFRRTVMNAHKSKFSQFVMFYACSLDPEICGLKFAVLLTDIFVSKTESPLSRMSAVSYLASYLSRAKFISSSLVTSILKRLVDWCFEYCQLHGIQEKMVKPEAHRVFYSGCQAVMYVLCFRMRSIMDVPHLKSLLFHMPLSSILGHPLDPLKVCLPSIVQEFLRQAKAARLFNKSVPSLCDNLLESDFSKAFGGIERLDMFFPFDPYLLKESDRFVRPHFEFWSMVKTTYINCNSEDEDEYEDLDGPDFADNVGSSDSEDDLECSMNKMSITPKPAFQYHMAANSHTASRMPARIRPSMSPTW, from the exons ATGGGGGTGGAATTGATGAGTAACAACGACATGGCTATTTATGAGATGGAGGACGGCTACCTCAGCGATACCGAGGCGTTTTACTctgttgtacaagtcctcgacggTGTTCGGATG GCTCCAAATTTGATAGCCGAAAGTGATAGAGATCAGTATGCCAACCTGCTTAGCATTGTTGATCCGGGCAAGAAAATGGGTCCTGATGAGGAAGCCTTGCTAGTG ACGGCTTTGAAGGCACTTTCAGGAGCTGTCTCCAAGATAGACACTGTATTCCATGGCTCTCTATTGAATAAT ATATTCTCCATATCCGTTTGGAACTATGGCTTGGATGCTAGAAATGCAATGTTAGAACTAATCACTACCTTG GCTGCTGTACCTGACAAGTTCCTCGATGGTTGTCTGCACATGCTTGTTAGCAATTTTCTTCCGCCTCGAAGGCTACGAGAATCAATTAGCCAATCACGGTGGCtcacaagaaagaaagaagttcATAGTCAGCTGCACCTGGCGTTGCATTATATTGCTGATTTGGTGCCTCTTGCTCCAATGAAGCTGAAGGATGTCATTGATAAAAGAATGCCAAGATGTACTGATCCCAAAGAT GTGATTGTGGTGTTTGTAGAATGCATGCTGGGACTGGAGAGAGATGAAATTGGAGAATTCCTTGGAAACATATTGTTTGCAAAGGTGGTGGACCTGCTTACAGACATAGAT GTAAACATAAGCTGGGAAGACATTTTACAGGAAGACCATAACAAAGGCATATTTGACATGGAACttgaagagagggaggagaataCAGATAGCATTGGGAAAGATAGCACAAAT AACCTGGAAGAAGCTAACAGAGTTCTCAATGGCAATGTATTTGCTGAGAAATTGGACAGTCTGATGGTGATTATGTGTGAGCATCTCAAATCATGTGCAGATGGTGGCCATTTGTTAAAG GTATTTGAAACACTTACGGAGATCTTTCGGAGAACTGTAATGAACGCTCACAAGTCAAAGTTTTCTCAG TTTGTGATGTTCTATGCCTGTTCATTGGATCCTGAAATCTGTGGTCTGAAGTTTGCTGTTTTGCTGACAGATatttttgtttcaaaaacaGAGAGTCCACTTTCCAG AATGAGTGCTGTTTCATATCTTGCGAGTTATCTGTCCCGAGCTAAGTTTATTTCATCTTCCCTGGTCACAAGTATACTTAAAAG ATTAGTGGACTGGTGTTTTGAGTATTGCCAGCTGCACGGCATTCAGGAGAAAATGGTAAAGCCTGAAGCTCATCGAGTCTTTTATTCTGGATGTCAG GCTGTGATGTATGTCCTCTGCTTTCGCATGAGGTCAATAATGGATGTTCCCCATCTCAAATCACTGCTTTTTCATATGCCTCTAAGTTCCATCTTGGGTCATCCCTTGGATCCTCTAAAG GTGTGCTTGCCTTCGATAGTGCAGGAGTTCCTGAGGCAGGCAAAGGCTGCTAGATTGTTCAACAAGTCAGTGCCTTCCCTCTGTGACAACTTGCTCGAGTCTGATTTCTCGAAGGCTTTTGGGGGGATTGAGAGGTTGGACATGTTCTTCCCATTTGATCCATATTTGCTAAAAGAATCTGACAG GTTTGTGAGACCGCATTTTGAGTTCTGGTCCATGGTGAAGACAACATATATTAACTGCAACAGTGAAGACGAGGACGAGTATGAGGATCTTGATGGCCCAGATTTTGCAGACAACGTGGGGAGCTCTGATAGTGAGGATGATCTTGAGTGCTCGATGAATAAGATGTCGATAACTCCCAAGCCTGCCTTCCAATATCATATGGCTGCCAATTCCCATACAGCCTCTCGAATGCCTGCTAGAATCAGACCATCCATGAGCCCTACATGGTAG
- the LOC103718436 gene encoding expansin-A16 isoform X1, translating into MGLVLHHARLFFFFFVVFVFCWILAAAAAAAAGISTTGEEWRSATATYSKGAQSPTIAEVQHRGMKSQTAPAWGNGTRAISSSWCLLQEVAGPRVFLSVLMLRFWVLSRCAEGGACGYGDLEKSGYGKSSAGLSSALFERGSACGACFELRCVDHILWCLQGSPSVVVTAADFCAPNYGLPGDYGGWCNYPREHFEMSEAAFVQIARRKADIIPVQFRRVNCDRYGGMRFTVTGGSYFYQVLIANVGSDGEVIAVKVKGSRTGWIPMARNWGQNWQCSADLRGQPLSFEVTASSGRTVTSYNVASSNWSFGQTFEGKQFLN; encoded by the exons ATGGGTCTCGTGCTCCACCACGcaaggctcttcttcttcttcttcgtcgtCTTCGTCTTCTGTTGGATattagcagcagcagcagcagcagcagcaggcaTCAGCACTACAGGAGAGGAATGGAGGTCTGCCACAGCAACCTACAGCAAAGGAGCACAAAGCCCCACCATTGCTG AAGTACAGCACCGAGGAATGAAGAGCCAAACAGCACCAGCATGGGGAAATGGGACTCGTGCCATCTCTTCTTCCTGGTGTTTGTTGCAAGAAGTTGCAGGTCCGAGAGTGTTTTTATCTGTGCTAATGCTTCGCTTCTGGGTTTTGTCTCGATGTGCTGAAGGTGGCGCTTGTGGATATGGGGACCTGGAGAAGTCGGGCTACGGGAAGAGCAGCGCTGGGCTGAGCAGCGCGTTGTTTGAGAGGGGGAGCGCCTGCGGGGCGTGCTTCGAACTCAGGTGTGTGGATCATATCCTCTGGTGCCTGCAGGGGAGCCCTTCTGTTGTTGTTACTGCCGCGGATTTCTGCGCTCCGAACTACGGGCTTCCAGGGGATTACGGAGGGTGGTGCAATTACCCCAGAGAGCACTTTGAGATGTCGGAAGCTGCTTTCGTGCAGATTGCGAGGAGAAAAGCTGATATCATACCTGTTCAATTCAGGAG GGTGAACTGCGACAGATATGGAGGGATGAGGTTCACAGTTACTGGGGGCTCCTACTTCTATCAAGTCCTAATCGCCAATGTGGGTTCAGATGGAGAGGTGATAGCAGTTAAAGTAaaagggtcaagaacaggatggATACCAATGGCAAGAAACTGGGGCCAGAATTGGCAGTGCAGTGCGGACCTGCGCGGCCAGCCTTTGTCTTTCGAAGTCACTGCCAGCAGTGGAAGAACAGTAACATCATATAATGTTGCTTCCTCAAACTGGAGCTTTGGTCAGACATTTGAAGGAAAACAGTTCCTGAATTAG